In one Solanum lycopersicum chromosome 11, SLM_r2.1 genomic region, the following are encoded:
- the LOC101260502 gene encoding nuclear transcription factor Y subunit C-2-like, translating to MENNSEKSAVNAGQSDVYSMLSLPHLEKKQEKLEMFWTDKQREMENVIDFKSNLLPSINRIKKIMKTDKDVRMIATESPVLLAKACELFIQELTLRSWFKAEKNHRRILKKDDVTDVIMETDILDFLLDDDADVTDGSTPHVVPYYVAEGTMGVAFDVQTYSWLVVLLISEQQYW from the exons atggAAAACAACTCTGAGAAATCAGCAGTGAATGCAGGTCAATCTGATGTGTATTCAATGTTGTCGCTGCCTCACCTTGAGAAAAAGCAAGAAAAGCTAGAGATGTTTTGGACAGACAAGCAGAGGGAAATGGAGAATGTTATTGATTTCAAGAGCAACCTGCTACCTTCAATTAACCGCATCAAGAAGATCATGAAGACAGACAAGGATGTCAGAATGATTGCTACTGAATCACCTGTTTTGTTGGCTAAAGCATGTGAGTTGTTCATTCAAGAACTAACTCTTCGTTCCTGGTTTAAAGCTGAGAAAAATCATCGTCGTATTTTGAAGAAGGATGACGTCACTGATGTGATTATGGAGACTGACATTTTGGATTTCCTTCTTGATGATGATGCTGATGTTACTGACGGCTCCACACCACATGTTGTTCCGTATTATGTTGCTGAAGGCACAATGGGC GTAGCTTTTGATGTTCAGACCTACTCGTGGTTAGTGGTACTTCTGATTAGCGAGCAACAATATTGGTGA